One region of Eupeodes corollae chromosome 1, idEupCoro1.1, whole genome shotgun sequence genomic DNA includes:
- the LOC129942019 gene encoding vacuolar protein sorting-associated protein 26B-like, giving the protein MHFLGFGQSAELDIVFSGAENRKLVELKTEDGKKEQCLLYYDGEPVIGKVNVTLKKPGSRLEHQGIKIEFIGQIELFYDRGNHHEFKTIIKELARPGDLIQNTDYPFEFLNVEKPFEVYNGSNVRLRYFLRATIIRRLSDIVKEVDIAVHTLCSYPDANIPIKMEVGIEDCLHIEFEYNKSKYHLKDVIVGKIYFLLVRIKIKHMEITIIKRESTGSGPNIFTENENIAKYEIMDGAPVKGESIPIRVFLGGYSLTPTMKDISKKFSVKYFLNLVLMDTEDRRYFKQQEIILWRKADKTRKTSQNQQLQTSNPRAPTHLVGGRNEISGFSGTTTSEREHVDAEYRPAIDPKMGLFTRESPQQEYSQLPGDEPVDMLRGTADGAASAAEHLSDANASTNAPAPAANATANLFESNDIVVAASTAVSTTPPPLPLVDDESNYEDVSLSADTSAPISNPSPSQRKTPIAANVKDVESNIQKQEPSV; this is encoded by the exons ATGCATTTTCTTGGTTTCGGTCAATCGGCAGAACTCGATATCGTATTCAGTGGAGCCGAAAACCGTAAATTGGTAGAACTGAAAACAGAGGATGGCAAAAAAGAACAATGCCTACTTTACTATGACGGAGAGCCTGTCATAGGAAAG GTAAATGTTACACTTAAAAAACCTGGTAGCCGACTCGAGCACCAAGGCATCAAAATAGAGTTTATTGGTCAGATAGAATTGTTCTATGATCGAGGCAACCACCATGAGTTTAAGACTATTATAAAAGAATTGGCTCGACCAGGTGATCTTATACAAAACACAGATTATCCATTTGAGTTTCTGAATGTTGAGAAACCATTCGAGGTGTATAATGGCTCTAATGTTCGTCTGAGATATTTTCTCCGGGCAACAATCATTCGACGACTAAGCGACATTGTCAAGGAAGTCGACATTGCTGTACATACTTTGTGTAGTTATCCTGATGCAAATATTCCAATTAAGATGGAAGTTGGAATTGAAGATTGTTTGCACATTGAATTCGAGTATAACAAATCAAA ATATCATTTGAAAGATGTGATTGTTGGCAAAATTTACTTCCTTCTTGTGCgcataaaaatcaaacatatgGAAATTACAATCATCAAGCGGGAATCTACCGGATCTGGGCCAAATATTTTCACTGAGAatgaaaatattgcaaaatatgaaataatggATGGTGCTCCAGTAAAag GTGAGAGTATACCAATACGTGTATTTTTGGGTGGCTACAGCCTGACTCCTACAATGAAAGACATAAGTAAGAAgttttctgtgaaatatttcttgaatcTGGTTCTTATGGACACTGAAGACCGACGCTACTTCAAACAACAA gAAATTATTCTTTGGCGTAAAGCagacaaaacaagaaaaacatcgCAAAACCAACAACTTCAAACAAGTAATCCTCGTGCTCCGACTCATCTAGTTGGTGGTAGAAATGAAATAAGTGGCTTCAGCGGAACAACAACATCGGAACGGGAACACGTTGATGCTGAATATCGCCCAGCCATTGATCCTAAGATGGGTCTTTTCACAAGGGAAAGTCCACAACAAG aaTATTCACAACTTCCCGGTGATGAACCAGTTGACATGCTAAGGGGTACTGCTGACGGAGCTGCCTCAGCTGCGGAGCATTTAAGCGATGCGAACGCATCTACCAATGCACCAGCACCCGCTGCTAATGCAACTGCCAATCTCTTTGAATCAAATGATATTGTTGTTGCTGCATCTACAGCTGTCTCAACTACACCACCACCATTGCCCCTTGTTGACGATGAATCGAATTACGAAGATGTTTCTTTATCTGCTGACACAAGTGCACCAATCTCAAATCCATCGCCATCGCAGCGCAAAACACCTATAGCTGCTAATGTAAAAGATGTCGAGTCGAATATTCAAAAGCAAGAACCTTCCGTATAA
- the LOC129942020 gene encoding uncharacterized protein LOC129942020, translating into MNLLHITLLIAATIVLVIAQGPTPPRLNIPGAIPIPARPQFRNNLPLRVRRPGLRSQTSNSIVPPIAPRIIEESKPVTESSEDEISDPFIPQLLREQSQPQLPQQGPPQYANQAPNYFNEPNSIQQDSPIEDEEPPRFIERPAPPQPQQPPQPQNDFAGQRFAIERQQPQPQQQPRLQPVRTRASNRDREQPRPQYEQQRPRASTPSPSRPIEQNVLRQDDYRPRKPVAQILRKYREENEDGSITWGYENDDGSFKEELIGNDCVTKGTYGYVDPDGTKREYHYETGIKCDPNNRNPEGQELNNSGFVNYEQNKAVLPNGLEIDLALMGKKKSKRPGAVLQQAQPQQYYRN; encoded by the exons ATGAATCTCTTACATATAACG TTGCTTATTGCTGCGACGATAGTTCTAGTCATCGCCCAAGGTCCTACCCCTCCAAGGCTTAATATACCTGGAGCTATTCCTATTCCCGCCCGCCCGCAATTCCGGAACAATCTCCCACTGCGAGTTCGTCGTCCAGGTCTCCGATCACAAACTAGCAATTCCATTGTTCCACCAATTGCCCCAAGAATAATCGAAGAATCAAAACCAGTCACCGAATCGTCAGAAGACGAAATCAGCGATCCGTTCATTCCTCAATTGTTGCGTGAACAGTCACAACCCCAGTTGCCCCAACAAGGCCCTCCTCAATATGCAAATCAAGCACCAAATTATTTCAATGAGCCAAACTCAATTCAACAAGATTCGCCCATTGAAGATGAAGAGCCACCACGTTTCATCGAGCGACCAGCACCTCCACAACCCCAGCAACCACCCCAGCCTCAGAATGATTTTGCTGGCCAACGGTTCGCAATTGAACGTCAGCAACCTCAACCTCAACAACAACCCCGTCTGCAACCAGTAAGAACTCGAGCCAGTAACCGGGACCGGGAACAACCTCGTCCACAATACGAGCAACAACGTCCCAGAGCCAGCACCCCAAGTCCATCTCGGCCAATAGAACAAAATGTCCTTAGGCAAGATGACTACCGACCACGCAAACCTGTGGCTCAGATTTTGAGGAAGTATCGTGAAGAGAACGAAGACGGAAGTATCACCTGGGGCTATGAGAATGACGATGGTTCTTTCAAAGAGGAACTTATTGGCAACGATTGCGTTACCAA ggGAACCTACGGCTATGTTGATCCAGATGGTACCAAGCGCGAATACCACTATGAGACCGGCATCAAGTGCGACCCCAACAACCGCAATCCCGAAGGACAAGAGTTGAACAACAGCGGCTTCGTCAATTATGAGCAAAACAAAGCCGTTCTTCCAAACGGACTCGAAATCGATTTAGCCCTGATGGGCAAAAAGAAATCCAAGCGACCGGGAGCAGTTCTCCAGCAGGCTCAACCACAACAGTACTATAGAAACTAG
- the LOC129942022 gene encoding histone deacetylase complex subunit SAP18 encodes MANVESMIVEEKSQPTKQVDREKTCPLLLRVFCSTGRHHSVSEYMYGNVPSNELQIYTWQDATLHELTSLVRDVNPDTRKKGTYFDFSVVYPEYRSQSFRMREIGVTCSGQKGADDNKTLAQAKFCIGDFLDISITPPNRLPPMRRQRPY; translated from the exons atggcaaacGTCGAATCAATGATTGTTGAAGAAAAATCACAGCCAACTAAACAAGTCGACAGagaaaag ACTTGTCCATTGCTCCTTCGAGTCTTCTGCTCTACTGGACGCCACCATTCAGTTTCTGAATATATGTACGGCAATGTTCCCTCGAATGAACTACAAATCTACACCTGGCAAGATGCTACTCTGCACGAACTCACTTCCCTCGTTCGCGACGTTAATCCCGACACCCGCAAGAAAGGCACCTATTTTGACTTTTCCGTCGTCTACCCCGAGTATAGAAGTCAATCATTTAGGATGCGTGAAATAGGAGTGACGTGTTCTGGACAAAAGGGTGCTGACGACAATAAAACCCTCGCTCAGGCTAAATTCTGCATCGGTGACTTCTTAGACATTTCGATTACCCCGCCGAACCGTTTGCCGCCCATGAGACGCCAACGTCCGTACTGA